The following proteins are encoded in a genomic region of Oncorhynchus gorbuscha isolate QuinsamMale2020 ecotype Even-year linkage group LG11, OgorEven_v1.0, whole genome shotgun sequence:
- the LOC124047890 gene encoding uncharacterized protein LOC124047890 isoform X1, with amino-acid sequence MYFSFILLIYAAGVAVKESCADLVPTPTIVLSPGYINVATPVTVRCESPKGTECKFHKDHDPNPIRKLDYKQSACQFKLFWNEFKRWNKTEVDLSCVILQNREGETIKTSKHSDARRLNVSDPIGKPSVHVLKIGKYLTVRCEAKAGTSCYFYLNNGDSHFKKLPYKDVVCLGRVAEEELQRKRSSAGEIFITCAVELVVEGEDTVTSQHSEPLGITIDGATSSPPTFSLIITGQEKTSSNVTPQGKGTRFHVVISLGTCSLFLVLLAGCVLCVLQSKCGVQGRPVNTGSPPEQQDQTPACVYSVITKPSRDEEEDTCLQYATVTYTGDRASHQYATVTSTGNQVEPGRTKIKFEIAGEYALLAES; translated from the exons atgtatttttcttttATTCTTCTCATTT ATGCTGCCGGTGTTGCGGTTAAAGAAAGTTGTGCAG ATTTGGTTCCCACTCCCACTATTGTATTGTCCCCTGGGTACATCAATGTAGCTACACCTGTTACAGTACGCTGTGAGTCACCAAAAGGCACAGAGTGCAAATTCCACAAAGATCACGACCCCAACCCTATAAGGAAACTGGATTACAAGCAGAGTGCTTGCCAGTTCAAGTTGTTCTGGAATGAGTTCAAAAGGTGGAACAAGACTGAAGTAGATCTCAGCTGTGTAATTCTACAGAACAGAGAAGGTGAAACGATCAAAACCTCAAAACATAGTGATGCTCGAAGACTTAATGTGAGTG ATCCAATTGGAAAGCCCAGTGTTCATGTGTTGAAGATTGGGAAATACCTCACTGTTCGATGTGAGGCCAAGGCTGGCACCTCTTGCTACTTTTATCTGAACAATGGTGACTCACACTTTAAAAAACTACCCTACAAAGACGTTGTCTGTTTGGGGAGAGTGGCAGAAGAGGAACtgcagaggaagaggagcagtGCTGGAGAGATCTTCATCACTTGTGCTGTGGAGCTGGTGGTAGAGGGTGAAGATACTGTGACATCACAGCATAGTGAACCCCTAGGTATCACCATAGATG GAGCTACTAGTTCCCCACCAACGTTCAGTTTAATCATAACTGGTCAGGAGAAGACAAGCAGCAATGTCACACCCCAAGGAAAAG GTACAAGGTTCCACGTCGTCATCAGTCTGGGTACTTGTTCCCTTTTCCTGGTTCTGCTAGCTGGGTGTGTGCTGTGTGTTCTCCAAAGCAAGTGTG GGGTTCAAGGCAGGCCTGTAAATACTGG AAGCCCACCTGAACAGCAAGACCAGACCCCAGCATGTGTCT ATTCTGTCATCACAAAGCCTTCTAGGGATGAG GAAGAGGACACTTGTCTGCAATACGCTACAGTGACATATACCGGTGACCGAGCTAGTCATCAATATGCAACAGTGACATCTACCGGTAACCAAGTTGAACCTGGGCGTACCAAGATCAAGTTTGAAATAGCTGGAGAGTACGCCCTCTTGGCAGAATCATAG
- the LOC124047890 gene encoding uncharacterized protein LOC124047890 isoform X2, with protein sequence MYFSFILLIYAAGVAVKESCADLVPTPTIVLSPGYINVATPVTVRCESPKGTECKFHKDHDPNPIRKLDYKQSACQFKLFWNEFKRWNKTEVDLSCVILQNREGETIKTSKHSDARRLNVSDPIGKPSVHVLKIGKYLTVRCEAKAGTSCYFYLNNGDSHFKKLPYKDVVCLGRVAEEELQRKRSSAGEIFITCAVELVVEGEDTVTSQHSEPLGITIDGATSSPPTFSLIITGQEKTSSNVTPQGKGTRFHVVISLGVQGRPVNTGSPPEQQDQTPACVYSVITKPSRDEEEDTCLQYATVTYTGDRASHQYATVTSTGNQVEPGRTKIKFEIAGEYALLAES encoded by the exons atgtatttttcttttATTCTTCTCATTT ATGCTGCCGGTGTTGCGGTTAAAGAAAGTTGTGCAG ATTTGGTTCCCACTCCCACTATTGTATTGTCCCCTGGGTACATCAATGTAGCTACACCTGTTACAGTACGCTGTGAGTCACCAAAAGGCACAGAGTGCAAATTCCACAAAGATCACGACCCCAACCCTATAAGGAAACTGGATTACAAGCAGAGTGCTTGCCAGTTCAAGTTGTTCTGGAATGAGTTCAAAAGGTGGAACAAGACTGAAGTAGATCTCAGCTGTGTAATTCTACAGAACAGAGAAGGTGAAACGATCAAAACCTCAAAACATAGTGATGCTCGAAGACTTAATGTGAGTG ATCCAATTGGAAAGCCCAGTGTTCATGTGTTGAAGATTGGGAAATACCTCACTGTTCGATGTGAGGCCAAGGCTGGCACCTCTTGCTACTTTTATCTGAACAATGGTGACTCACACTTTAAAAAACTACCCTACAAAGACGTTGTCTGTTTGGGGAGAGTGGCAGAAGAGGAACtgcagaggaagaggagcagtGCTGGAGAGATCTTCATCACTTGTGCTGTGGAGCTGGTGGTAGAGGGTGAAGATACTGTGACATCACAGCATAGTGAACCCCTAGGTATCACCATAGATG GAGCTACTAGTTCCCCACCAACGTTCAGTTTAATCATAACTGGTCAGGAGAAGACAAGCAGCAATGTCACACCCCAAGGAAAAG GTACAAGGTTCCACGTCGTCATCAGTCTGG GGGTTCAAGGCAGGCCTGTAAATACTGG AAGCCCACCTGAACAGCAAGACCAGACCCCAGCATGTGTCT ATTCTGTCATCACAAAGCCTTCTAGGGATGAG GAAGAGGACACTTGTCTGCAATACGCTACAGTGACATATACCGGTGACCGAGCTAGTCATCAATATGCAACAGTGACATCTACCGGTAACCAAGTTGAACCTGGGCGTACCAAGATCAAGTTTGAAATAGCTGGAGAGTACGCCCTCTTGGCAGAATCATAG
- the LOC124047687 gene encoding uncharacterized protein LOC124047687, whose translation MAALAVKESCADSVPTPTIVLDSGYINVPMSVVVRYSIGIPWIFVENTGTHLSLRCEAKHAGTSCYYYLNNTESPFKSQPYKDNVCVGKVSGKDLLRKRSSAGEIFITCAVELVVEGGDTVTSQHSEPFKIAIDDSPGPTTSLSTFSTNKTSVTNGEESSSEFPLYISLSVGAFSLILLVVSVLCFLRYKRGTCIQILILQGLICSNVHFELFVYYTCEIFIFEGDQQDWSANRSQWNQNKEVICKYERKPTTTY comes from the exons ATGGCTGCTCTTGCAGTTAAAGAAAGTTGTGCAG ATTCTGTCCCTACTCCCACCATTGTGTTAGACTCTGGGTACATCAATGTACCTATGTCTGTCGTAGTACGCT ATTCCATTGGAATACCCTGGATTTTTGTGGAAAATACAGGAACTCACTTAAGTCTTCGGTGTGAGGCCAAGCATGCTGGTACCTCATGCTACTATTACTTGAACAACACCGAGTCCCCCTTTAAAAGTCAGCCCTACAAAGACAACGTCTGTGTTGGGAAAGTATCGGGAAAGGATCTGCTTAGGAAGAGGAGCAGTGCTGGAGAGATCTTCATCACCTGTGCTGTGGAGCTGGTGGTAGAGGGTGGAGATACTGTGACATCACAGCATAGTGAACCGTTCAAGATTGCCATAGATG ACTCTCCTGGGCCCACCACTTCCTTATCAACATTCAGTACCAACAAAACCAGTGTAACTAATGGAGAAG AGTCCTCCTCAGAGTTCCCTCTCTACATCAGTCTGAGTGTTGGGGCCTTTAGCCTTATTCTGCTGGTTGTATCTGTCCTGTGTTTTCTCCGGTACAAGCGAGGTACATGCATTCAAATACTGATACTTCAAGGCTTAATTTGTTCCAATGTCCATTTTGAGTTATTTGTGTATTATACATGTGAAATATTTATTTTTGAAGGTGATCAACAAGACTGGTCTGCCAATAG ATCGCAATGGAACCAGAACAAAGAAGTTATCTGTAAGTATGAAAGGAAACCTACCACAACATATTAA